Proteins co-encoded in one Ignavibacteria bacterium genomic window:
- a CDS encoding sodium-dependent transporter: protein MSGTKERWASRLGLILAVAGNAVGLGNFLRFPAQAIQNGGGAFIIPYLVSLVLMGIPLLWVEWAIGRKGGQHGHHSTPGMLDVLGRSKLLKYFGVFGIFTNLVVAAYYCYIESWTLAYTFFSVLDVFNGMTQPEVIQYFKDYLGSGEGFINFSPIALFFFFVTIGLNLWVLSRGISAGIEKASKILMPLLILFGIFLAIRALTLDAGEYGAVEDAVAGLNFLWTPHFDSLSNPKVWLAAAGQVFFTLSVGMGSIHCYAAYLRKNDDVALNATTAGFMNEFVEVVLGGSVVIPIAVAYLGLASLSTFSGFGMSFMTLPMLFENWGPLLSALGGFTWFGLLFFAGITSSIAMGQPVMAFLQDSFKFSRQKSTMFFGLAVVILALPTILLYDHGAFDEFDFWAGTFSLVVFALAESIIFLWVFGIDNAWEEINRGADIKIPVIFKYILKYVTPTFIGLVFIGSMIQPVGGKWIEAFTGLFNGHGWNLDPSSVLGTLFHIGIDDPEKILVTNLTRLLLVSVYVLIGILIAFAWKIRLKEERI, encoded by the coding sequence ATGAGTGGTACTAAAGAAAGATGGGCGTCGAGACTCGGACTGATCCTTGCAGTTGCAGGAAATGCAGTCGGGTTGGGTAACTTCCTAAGATTTCCTGCACAGGCAATACAAAATGGCGGTGGCGCCTTTATAATTCCCTACCTCGTTTCTCTGGTCCTGATGGGAATTCCACTTTTGTGGGTTGAATGGGCAATTGGAAGAAAAGGCGGCCAGCACGGGCATCATTCCACTCCGGGAATGCTTGATGTGTTGGGAAGATCGAAATTACTGAAGTATTTTGGTGTTTTTGGAATTTTTACCAATCTGGTTGTGGCAGCATACTATTGTTATATTGAGTCGTGGACGCTTGCTTACACATTCTTCTCAGTTCTCGATGTTTTTAATGGTATGACACAGCCTGAAGTAATTCAGTATTTTAAAGACTATCTTGGTTCGGGTGAAGGTTTTATTAATTTTTCGCCGATCGCTCTTTTCTTTTTCTTTGTAACAATCGGACTTAATCTTTGGGTGCTCTCCCGTGGGATCAGTGCAGGGATTGAAAAAGCCAGCAAAATACTGATGCCTTTGCTGATTCTATTTGGTATTTTTCTTGCCATCAGAGCACTCACACTTGATGCGGGTGAATACGGGGCAGTGGAGGATGCAGTTGCGGGTTTGAATTTCCTTTGGACTCCTCACTTTGACTCTCTATCAAATCCCAAGGTTTGGCTCGCAGCAGCCGGTCAGGTATTTTTCACACTTTCAGTAGGAATGGGATCTATACACTGTTACGCTGCATATCTTAGGAAAAATGATGATGTGGCTCTAAATGCCACAACTGCAGGATTCATGAACGAATTTGTCGAGGTGGTTCTTGGCGGTTCGGTGGTGATTCCGATTGCTGTGGCTTATCTCGGACTGGCTTCATTGAGCACTTTCAGTGGATTCGGAATGTCTTTCATGACTCTACCAATGTTATTCGAGAATTGGGGTCCGCTGCTTTCAGCTCTTGGTGGTTTTACCTGGTTCGGATTGCTGTTTTTTGCGGGAATTACGAGTTCAATTGCGATGGGACAACCTGTAATGGCTTTTCTGCAGGATTCATTCAAGTTCAGCCGCCAAAAGTCAACAATGTTTTTTGGGCTCGCAGTAGTTATTCTCGCTCTACCAACGATTCTGCTCTACGATCACGGGGCTTTTGATGAATTTGATTTTTGGGCAGGGACTTTCTCGCTGGTTGTTTTTGCTCTGGCTGAATCCATTATATTTTTGTGGGTTTTTGGAATTGATAATGCCTGGGAAGAAATCAACAGGGGAGCCGACATTAAAATTCCTGTGATCTTTAAATACATTTTGAAATATGTTACACCCACATTCATCGGCCTTGTTTTTATAGGTTCAATGATACAACCCGTCGGAGGAAAGTGGATTGAAGCATTTACAGGTTTGTTCAACGGGCACGGTTGGAACCTTGATCCATCAAGTGTTTTAGGAACACTTTTTCATATCGGAATTGACGACCCCGAGAAAATTCTCGTTACGAACTTAACAAGACTTCTTCTCGTGTCAGTATATGTCTTGATAGGTATTCTTATTGCCTTCGCATGGAAAATCAGATTAAAAGAAGAAAGGATTTAA
- a CDS encoding dicarboxylate/amino acid:cation symporter, whose amino-acid sequence MKFKLPPLHTQILIALIAGALFGAWLNVDENNFVISFMDKKEKVEQNITDWSSVTLVKIDLSKNIKDSVSFKTGEKPKLINSFKTFKKAGFAVDLIAVSVSSDESKRIGRTELYTDVRMVRNEKTPATWIRWLGDIFIRLLNLVAVPLVLASLIAGAASLGDIKKFARIGTKTLTYYILTTAFAVTIGLVLANVIQPGERMNETTKNNLLQTYSQDTQDKIGSDVEFDGIKMIVEMIPKNPFAALSQGEMLQIVFFAVFFGMVLTFADKEKSKIMLNFFDALSDIMIKMIDVIMKFAPVGVFALIAATVSEFGFNILETLLWYAVTVLLGLFLHTAGTYSLLLKIFTKFSIVKFFKGIRPMQLVGFSTSSSAATLPVNMECCQENLGVSKSITSFVLPLGATINMDGTALYQGVATVFIAQVYGMELSLAQQITVVFMAVLASIGTAPVPGVGIIMLIIILKSVGVPEQGIALILGIDRILDMCRTITNVTGDAAGAVIIAQSENELIEIKQE is encoded by the coding sequence ATGAAGTTTAAACTGCCGCCACTTCACACACAGATATTGATTGCGCTTATAGCAGGTGCCCTTTTTGGTGCATGGCTCAATGTCGATGAGAACAATTTTGTAATATCCTTCATGGATAAAAAAGAAAAAGTCGAACAGAATATTACTGACTGGAGTTCTGTCACTCTTGTAAAAATTGACCTCTCCAAAAATATCAAAGACTCAGTTTCATTTAAAACCGGCGAAAAACCGAAACTTATTAACTCCTTCAAGACATTTAAAAAAGCAGGTTTTGCTGTTGACCTCATTGCCGTCTCTGTCTCATCTGATGAGTCAAAACGAATCGGGAGAACAGAACTCTACACCGATGTAAGGATGGTGCGAAATGAGAAAACACCCGCAACATGGATCAGATGGCTGGGTGACATTTTCATTCGTCTATTGAATCTGGTGGCAGTTCCTTTAGTATTGGCGAGCCTGATTGCCGGCGCTGCGAGTCTTGGCGATATCAAAAAATTCGCACGAATCGGGACAAAGACTTTAACCTACTACATTTTGACTACCGCTTTCGCCGTGACGATCGGGCTTGTACTTGCAAATGTAATACAACCCGGTGAAAGGATGAATGAGACCACCAAGAACAATCTGCTTCAAACCTACTCACAGGATACACAGGACAAAATTGGAAGCGATGTTGAGTTTGACGGAATAAAGATGATCGTGGAGATGATTCCGAAGAATCCCTTTGCAGCGCTTTCCCAGGGTGAAATGTTGCAGATAGTCTTCTTCGCTGTTTTCTTTGGGATGGTTTTGACTTTTGCCGACAAAGAAAAGTCGAAGATAATGCTCAATTTTTTTGACGCTCTCAGCGACATTATGATAAAGATGATAGATGTTATCATGAAATTTGCACCCGTTGGTGTGTTTGCACTTATCGCTGCCACTGTCTCGGAATTTGGATTCAACATACTCGAAACGCTCTTGTGGTATGCAGTTACAGTTCTTCTGGGACTCTTTTTGCATACGGCAGGTACTTACAGTTTGCTTCTAAAAATATTTACGAAATTCAGCATTGTTAAGTTTTTTAAAGGCATAAGACCCATGCAACTTGTTGGTTTTAGTACCAGTTCCTCGGCAGCAACACTTCCCGTAAATATGGAATGTTGTCAGGAGAATCTTGGCGTTTCAAAATCAATTACCAGTTTTGTATTACCTCTCGGGGCAACAATAAACATGGACGGAACTGCACTCTATCAGGGTGTCGCGACCGTTTTTATCGCCCAGGTTTATGGGATGGAATTGTCACTTGCTCAGCAGATTACAGTGGTTTTTATGGCTGTACTGGCATCGATTGGAACAGCACCCGTTCCCGGAGTCGGGATCATCATGCTGATAATAATTTTGAAATCGGTTGGTGTGCCTGAGCAGGGAATAGCTCTAATCCTGGGAATAGACAGAATATTGGATATGTGCCGAACAATCACAAATGTAACAGGTGATGCTGCAGGAGCCGTTATAATAGCACAAAGTGAAAATGAGTTAATCGAAATAAAACAGGAGTAG
- a CDS encoding amino acid permease codes for MNYNSKNDLLRKLTLTGATMIVAGSMIGSGIFRKPATMAGQLLSPELLIIVWIAAGLITLVGALINAEIAGMIDATGGQYIYFKKMYGDFTSYMYGWSVLSVIQTGSQAAIAYVFAEYLNSYLQIGGLSPSMAGFEVYMPFVGMIKPFAEFGTKSIAICVTLFLTGVNYVGVFFGGIVQTIVTFVKIGSILGLTVLIFILGDGSASNFSNGFSMPAETASNIVSLFGLALAGAFWAYDGWNNVTFVSGEIKNPQRNVPLALLWGTLIVIAVYVLINMAFLYVLPIDEMKNSDLVARSAAEKIFGIAGGTVISIAVIISAFGALNGSILSTARVQFAMAREGMFFESLGKVHPKFSTPHVSLLVQGIWSAVLVLSGSFDTISDYVIFAAWLFYMLGAAGVFVLRKKMPDTPRPYKVWGYPYTPALFVIFSFLFLVNTVVSDTKNAMMGLMLILSGLPFYFYIKYRNKKQESKNQ; via the coding sequence ATGAACTATAACAGCAAAAACGATTTATTACGCAAACTCACGCTTACGGGCGCAACCATGATTGTTGCAGGATCCATGATCGGTTCCGGTATCTTTCGCAAGCCTGCCACGATGGCAGGGCAACTTCTTTCACCGGAACTTCTGATTATTGTGTGGATTGCTGCGGGTCTGATCACACTGGTCGGAGCTTTAATCAATGCAGAAATTGCCGGTATGATAGATGCCACCGGAGGGCAGTACATTTACTTCAAAAAAATGTATGGTGATTTTACATCCTATATGTATGGCTGGTCTGTTTTATCGGTAATCCAGACAGGAAGTCAGGCTGCCATAGCTTATGTTTTTGCAGAATATCTGAATTCTTATCTTCAGATTGGAGGGTTGTCTCCTTCGATGGCAGGGTTTGAGGTCTATATGCCTTTTGTGGGGATGATAAAGCCGTTTGCAGAGTTTGGCACCAAATCCATTGCCATATGTGTAACTTTGTTTCTTACCGGAGTAAATTATGTCGGAGTTTTCTTCGGTGGAATAGTTCAGACTATAGTAACTTTTGTAAAAATCGGTTCGATTCTCGGGCTTACGGTTCTTATTTTCATTCTTGGTGATGGCTCTGCTTCGAATTTTTCAAACGGCTTTTCGATGCCTGCTGAAACAGCTTCGAACATCGTGTCACTTTTTGGACTCGCACTTGCCGGTGCATTTTGGGCTTATGACGGATGGAATAATGTAACTTTTGTGAGTGGTGAGATTAAAAATCCACAGAGGAATGTTCCTCTCGCTCTCCTTTGGGGAACACTGATAGTTATTGCAGTATATGTCTTAATAAACATGGCTTTTCTGTATGTGCTTCCAATTGATGAAATGAAAAATTCGGACCTCGTTGCAAGAAGTGCAGCAGAAAAAATCTTCGGAATTGCCGGCGGAACTGTAATTTCAATTGCGGTAATAATATCAGCTTTTGGAGCTCTTAACGGAAGTATCCTTTCAACCGCGAGGGTCCAGTTCGCCATGGCGAGAGAGGGTATGTTCTTTGAAAGTCTTGGAAAGGTCCACCCGAAATTCTCAACTCCACATGTTTCACTTTTGGTGCAGGGAATCTGGTCAGCGGTTCTCGTATTGTCGGGGTCATTTGATACCATCAGTGATTATGTCATTTTTGCTGCGTGGTTGTTCTACATGCTCGGTGCTGCGGGAGTATTTGTATTAAGAAAGAAAATGCCGGATACACCGAGACCCTATAAGGTTTGGGGATACCCTTACACCCCCGCTCTTTTTGTAATTTTCTCCTTTTTATTTTTAGTAAATACCGTGGTTTCCGATACCAAAAACGCCATGATGGGACTGATGCTAATTCTCAGCGGACTCCCCTTCTATTTCTACATCAAATACAGAAATAAAAAACAGGAAAGCAAGAATCAGTAA
- the polA gene encoding DNA polymerase I, with product MKKIVLIDAMAIAYKAYFAFISRPLRTKSGEPTSAIFGFFNQLFRYLEEIKPDSVIVAFDSKEKTLRAERFEQYKANRAEMPEELIPQIGKIKDILEAMAIPVFAMPKIEADDIIGTMSRLAEEDGYAVYMVSPDKDYFQLVTQNAFLVRPGIKGEDFDIYDMESAKQKLEIEPSQMIDYLALIGDKSDNIPGVAGIGEKTAIPLIQQFGTLEAIYENLDKISSNSVRTKLETNRDNAFLSKELATIDLNVDLKFDPDKATIGDINFPLLEKHFKDLELRTLWLKAIKYFNYSPEQVQTSDQPDSGEGDADDDKSKSFDPKEVTYKLVKTADEARKLADYLSSHDLFVFDTETDSLNIFSARIAGVSFAVKEKEAFFVALEPDTRTVDMFSTRVEERLSLSDFKKIFSPLFANPAIKKVCQNGKYDIAILRTAGIEVKGFYFDTMVASYVIDPDKKHGMDDLASQWLNYDTIHLSTLIGVKKDPSKIFDVDLNALSIYSCEDADITFRLYEILSKRIEEDALHHLAFDIEFPLVEVLEDIERNGVNIDSMMLKQLSQDLELMMMETARNIYSVAGEEFNINSPQQMQKILYEKLQLTSGKKTKTGYSTDAQTLESLRGQHEIIDMILSFRQLSKLKSTYADSLPTLIEKKTGKVHTSFNQTVASTGRLSSNDPNLQNIPIRTDLGKEIRKAFVPSSKDNVILSLDYSQIELRIMASICGDEYLTKAFIDGEDIHRRTAALVFRVDPSEVTADMRRKAKEVNFGILYGIGAFGLKIRLGIAQNHAKEIIDTYFGTFKRVKEFMDNSIGNAREKGYAETLTGRRRYLPNINSKNFAVKQFEERVAINMPIQGTAADMIKLAMIKVHAALNDGGFKTKMILQVHDELLFDAPKSELETVTPLIKNLMEQALPLNVPVVVESGYGDNWLDAH from the coding sequence ATGAAAAAGATTGTTCTTATCGATGCGATGGCAATCGCATACAAAGCTTATTTCGCATTCATCTCCAGACCGCTTCGTACAAAATCGGGCGAACCTACATCAGCGATATTCGGTTTTTTTAACCAGTTGTTCAGATATCTTGAAGAGATTAAACCCGATTCAGTTATCGTTGCTTTCGACTCAAAAGAAAAAACTCTGAGAGCCGAAAGATTTGAACAATACAAAGCAAATCGTGCTGAAATGCCTGAAGAACTGATCCCGCAGATTGGAAAAATTAAGGATATCCTTGAAGCGATGGCAATTCCTGTCTTCGCAATGCCTAAGATCGAGGCTGATGATATAATTGGGACGATGTCAAGGCTCGCTGAGGAGGACGGTTATGCCGTCTATATGGTTTCTCCTGACAAGGACTATTTTCAACTTGTCACCCAAAATGCATTTCTTGTAAGACCCGGGATCAAGGGAGAGGACTTTGACATATATGATATGGAATCCGCCAAACAAAAACTTGAAATCGAACCATCACAGATGATCGATTATCTTGCATTGATTGGAGACAAGAGTGATAACATTCCCGGTGTTGCGGGTATCGGAGAAAAAACTGCCATTCCACTGATTCAACAATTTGGTACTCTCGAGGCAATCTATGAGAACCTCGATAAAATATCCTCTAATTCGGTAAGAACAAAGCTTGAGACAAACAGGGATAACGCATTTCTTTCCAAAGAGTTAGCGACCATCGATCTGAATGTCGACTTAAAATTTGATCCCGACAAGGCAACCATCGGAGACATCAATTTTCCGCTCCTTGAAAAACATTTCAAAGACCTTGAATTAAGAACTCTCTGGTTGAAGGCTATCAAATATTTTAATTATTCTCCCGAACAGGTACAAACTTCCGATCAACCTGACTCGGGTGAGGGCGATGCTGATGATGACAAGAGCAAATCTTTCGATCCAAAAGAAGTCACTTACAAACTTGTTAAAACTGCCGATGAGGCTCGAAAACTCGCTGATTATCTCTCGAGTCACGATCTCTTTGTCTTCGATACGGAAACCGATTCGTTGAATATCTTCAGTGCACGCATAGCAGGTGTCTCATTCGCAGTAAAGGAGAAGGAGGCATTTTTTGTTGCTCTCGAACCTGATACCCGTACAGTTGACATGTTCTCAACCCGCGTTGAAGAAAGGTTGTCGCTTTCAGATTTTAAGAAAATTTTCTCCCCTTTGTTTGCGAATCCCGCAATTAAAAAAGTGTGTCAGAACGGGAAATACGACATTGCGATCTTAAGAACAGCGGGTATCGAAGTTAAAGGCTTCTACTTTGACACCATGGTTGCGTCATATGTTATCGATCCTGACAAAAAGCACGGAATGGATGATCTGGCATCACAATGGTTAAATTATGATACAATTCACCTCTCAACTCTCATCGGTGTGAAGAAAGACCCTTCAAAAATCTTTGATGTTGATCTGAATGCCCTGTCAATCTACAGTTGCGAGGATGCCGATATCACTTTCAGGTTGTACGAAATACTCAGTAAGAGAATCGAAGAGGATGCATTGCATCATCTCGCTTTTGATATCGAATTCCCTTTGGTTGAGGTGTTGGAAGACATCGAAAGAAACGGTGTTAATATTGACAGTATGATGCTAAAACAACTCTCGCAGGATCTTGAACTTATGATGATGGAAACGGCACGCAATATTTACTCAGTGGCGGGTGAGGAATTTAACATCAATTCACCACAGCAAATGCAAAAGATCCTGTATGAAAAATTGCAACTGACTTCCGGTAAGAAGACAAAAACAGGATATTCAACGGATGCTCAAACTCTGGAATCTCTGAGGGGGCAACATGAAATAATTGATATGATTCTTTCGTTTCGGCAGCTCTCCAAATTGAAATCAACTTATGCCGACTCACTGCCGACACTGATCGAGAAAAAAACAGGTAAAGTACATACATCATTCAATCAGACTGTCGCATCCACAGGAAGACTCTCTTCGAATGATCCGAATCTCCAAAACATTCCGATCAGGACTGATCTCGGAAAAGAGATTCGGAAAGCGTTTGTACCTTCTTCAAAAGATAATGTGATACTTAGCCTCGATTATTCACAGATAGAACTGCGAATTATGGCCTCCATCTGCGGAGATGAATACCTGACAAAAGCATTTATTGATGGTGAAGACATTCACAGAAGGACCGCAGCGCTCGTTTTCCGGGTCGATCCGAGTGAGGTAACGGCTGATATGCGAAGGAAAGCCAAAGAGGTCAATTTTGGCATTCTGTATGGAATTGGTGCCTTCGGACTTAAAATAAGGCTGGGGATAGCTCAGAACCACGCAAAAGAGATTATTGATACATACTTCGGTACCTTCAAGCGCGTTAAGGAGTTCATGGACAACTCCATCGGTAATGCACGGGAAAAAGGATATGCTGAAACACTGACAGGCAGAAGAAGATACCTGCCGAATATCAACAGCAAGAATTTTGCAGTCAAACAGTTTGAGGAAAGAGTTGCCATAAACATGCCGATTCAGGGAACTGCTGCCGATATGATCAAGCTCGCAATGATAAAGGTGCACGCGGCTCTAAATGACGGTGGATTCAAAACTAAAATGATACTGCAGGTTCACGATGAGCTTCTATTCGATGCACCAAAATCGGAACTCGAAACTGTCACTCCCCTGATCAAGAATCTGATGGAACAGGCACTCCCGTTAAATGTTCCCGTTGTAGTGGAATCGGGCTATGGAGACAACTGGCTGGATGCCCATTAA
- a CDS encoding FAD-dependent oxidoreductase: MPRAIVVGAGLAGLSAAVELSLNGYKVDLFESTKKGGGRAYSFPHSFHPGTFLIQADQYLVDNGQHILMGCYHDTLSFLGKIGAMDKIHIQERMSVEYRHRNGKSFTLKSGALPYPLNLLQAILNYDFLTFKQKLKAVLFIQKLRFIRLKTLSNLTVSEWLKGEGQTDELFNGIWEILCVGAMNSPPEKTSALIFARVLKEIFLNGKNNAKIIVPKCGLSELFVDNAIKLIEERGGSVNFGNPLESIETGDGRVVSLKFRNRTIEYPENTVLAIPHFALKKIDGISGVFPGIENFDMEYSSITTFHLRIDSNPLKTEFVALIDSPVQWVFNHGDYITTVTSASTDWNTKEEPEIIKIVLSELESCLGIKPSAVIAQKMIKEKRATFVCGGKNLDYRLPSKTGFENLYLAGDWTDTGLPATIEGAVMSGKTAANLIISKNQNV, from the coding sequence ATGCCACGAGCAATTGTTGTCGGGGCAGGTCTCGCGGGTCTGTCTGCGGCAGTGGAACTCTCCTTAAACGGTTATAAAGTTGATCTGTTCGAATCCACAAAAAAAGGAGGCGGCAGGGCATATTCCTTTCCTCATTCTTTTCACCCCGGTACTTTCCTAATTCAGGCAGATCAATATCTTGTGGACAACGGTCAGCATATACTGATGGGTTGTTATCACGATACACTTTCCTTCCTTGGAAAAATTGGAGCAATGGACAAAATCCATATTCAGGAGAGGATGAGTGTTGAATACAGGCACAGAAACGGGAAATCGTTTACTCTGAAAAGTGGCGCTTTACCTTATCCACTCAATCTGTTACAGGCAATCCTCAATTACGATTTCCTAACCTTTAAGCAAAAACTAAAAGCAGTTCTTTTTATTCAGAAGTTGAGATTTATCCGGCTTAAAACTCTTTCGAATCTTACCGTTTCTGAATGGTTAAAGGGAGAAGGACAAACAGATGAACTTTTTAATGGCATTTGGGAAATCCTTTGTGTGGGAGCGATGAACTCACCCCCTGAGAAAACCTCAGCGTTAATATTTGCGAGGGTTCTCAAGGAAATCTTTCTGAACGGGAAGAATAATGCAAAAATAATTGTTCCGAAATGTGGGCTGAGTGAGCTTTTCGTTGATAATGCAATCAAACTGATCGAGGAGAGGGGAGGTTCGGTCAATTTTGGCAATCCATTGGAAAGTATAGAGACCGGGGATGGACGGGTCGTTTCTCTAAAATTCAGAAACAGAACGATCGAGTATCCTGAAAACACAGTTCTGGCGATTCCTCATTTCGCATTGAAAAAAATTGACGGGATATCCGGAGTTTTTCCGGGAATTGAGAATTTTGATATGGAATATTCATCCATTACAACATTCCATTTGAGGATAGACAGCAACCCTCTTAAAACAGAATTTGTTGCGCTGATTGATTCTCCTGTTCAATGGGTCTTTAATCATGGTGATTATATAACCACAGTTACAAGTGCTTCGACAGATTGGAACACCAAAGAGGAACCGGAAATTATTAAGATTGTGTTGAGTGAACTTGAGAGTTGTTTAGGGATAAAACCTTCAGCCGTAATCGCTCAAAAAATGATAAAAGAAAAACGGGCGACATTCGTCTGCGGAGGGAAAAATCTGGATTATCGACTCCCTTCCAAAACAGGATTCGAAAACCTGTACCTTGCCGGGGACTGGACGGACACAGGGCTCCCCGCTACCATTGAAGGTGCGGTAATGAGCGGGAAGACTGCCGCCAACCTTATTATCTCAAAAAATCAGAACGTCTGA
- the hpnD gene encoding presqualene diphosphate synthase HpnD, whose translation MSLEQAKEISKKSNSSFYYAFNLLPAPKRDAMTTVYAFCRETDDIVDEEIRTPEEKSNLLTHWRVELEHAFNGTSTYSLMNRLAMTIKQFNIPVEPFFDLIKGMEMDLKIRRYDTFEQLRIYCYRVASTVGLMCIEIFGYKHRSAQEFAENLGIALQLTNILRDIKKDAEKDRIYLPLEDLRKFGYSEEELLDSVYNDNFIKLMEFQVSRAMEYFNKATAALNKEDKGNMFAARAMQHIYFRILKNIIHEKYDIYNRNVNISKVEKVGISLGVWAKYRLVY comes from the coding sequence ATGTCGTTAGAACAAGCAAAAGAAATTTCAAAAAAGAGCAACAGCAGTTTCTACTACGCTTTCAATTTATTACCGGCACCAAAACGGGACGCCATGACAACTGTCTATGCGTTCTGTCGCGAAACCGATGATATAGTTGATGAAGAAATTCGCACCCCTGAAGAGAAGAGCAATCTTTTAACACACTGGAGAGTTGAACTTGAGCATGCTTTTAATGGCACTTCCACATACTCTTTGATGAATCGGCTTGCAATGACCATCAAACAGTTTAACATTCCTGTTGAACCGTTTTTTGATTTGATCAAAGGGATGGAGATGGATCTTAAAATACGGCGCTACGATACCTTTGAACAGCTCAGGATCTACTGTTACCGGGTCGCTTCAACTGTTGGACTGATGTGCATCGAGATTTTTGGATACAAGCATCGTAGTGCACAGGAATTTGCAGAAAATCTTGGGATTGCACTTCAATTGACGAATATTCTAAGAGACATAAAAAAAGACGCGGAAAAAGACAGAATTTACCTCCCCCTCGAAGATTTGAGAAAGTTCGGATACTCTGAGGAAGAACTCCTTGACTCGGTTTATAATGATAATTTTATTAAACTTATGGAGTTTCAGGTTTCCAGAGCGATGGAATATTTTAACAAAGCCACAGCAGCTCTTAACAAAGAAGACAAAGGAAACATGTTTGCTGCCCGGGCGATGCAACACATCTATTTCCGCATACTTAAAAATATAATCCACGAAAAATACGATATCTATAACCGGAATGTTAATATTTCTAAAGTGGAGAAGGTTGGCATCTCCCTGGGAGTCTGGGCAAAGTATAGATTAGTTTACTAA
- the hpnC gene encoding squalene synthase HpnC → MEKVLPGYAEALQLAGAHYENFPVVSMFVPAKLRKDVAIIYWFARTADDIADEGSAPPQAREEALDRFLERFEDSLKGNYHSELDEALANTIYTRNLDSQMFRNLISAFRQDISVTRYDKFADILDYCSRSANPVGRLILQLHDIRDEKYYDYSDKICTALQLINFYQDLSVDFKRNRLYIPIEEILSYGIDPKILVLSPEQLNVSELIRSQVDRAEAIMMDGRPLIGLLNGRLRIQISATFYGGLSILEKIRLGGYNSHLIRPALSKFDYFYLFIRSIF, encoded by the coding sequence ATGGAAAAAGTATTACCGGGTTATGCGGAAGCGCTTCAACTTGCCGGAGCACATTACGAAAATTTTCCTGTGGTCTCGATGTTTGTTCCGGCGAAATTGAGAAAAGATGTAGCAATCATCTACTGGTTTGCAAGAACCGCTGACGACATTGCTGATGAAGGGAGTGCACCGCCTCAGGCGAGGGAAGAAGCACTCGACAGATTTCTTGAGAGGTTCGAAGACTCATTGAAAGGAAATTATCATTCCGAACTTGATGAGGCGCTGGCAAATACCATTTACACTCGAAATCTCGACAGTCAGATGTTCCGGAATTTAATTTCCGCATTTCGTCAGGATATCAGCGTAACAAGATATGATAAATTTGCGGATATTTTGGATTATTGCAGCAGGTCTGCCAACCCTGTGGGAAGGCTCATTTTGCAGTTACATGACATAAGAGATGAAAAATATTATGACTATTCAGATAAAATATGCACCGCTCTTCAATTAATTAATTTTTATCAGGATCTTTCAGTTGACTTTAAACGAAATAGATTATATATTCCCATTGAGGAAATTCTATCTTATGGAATTGATCCTAAGATATTAGTCTTGTCCCCGGAGCAACTCAATGTTTCAGAACTGATACGGTCTCAGGTTGACAGGGCAGAGGCCATAATGATGGATGGACGACCCCTTATCGGGCTGCTTAACGGAAGACTCCGGATTCAAATTTCAGCCACCTTTTATGGCGGATTGTCGATTTTGGAAAAAATCAGATTAGGTGGTTACAACTCTCATCTGATTCGTCCGGCTTTGAGTAAATTCGATTATTTTTATTTATTCATTAGATCGATTTTTTAA